In the Peptoclostridium acidaminophilum DSM 3953 genome, one interval contains:
- a CDS encoding ComEC/Rec2 family competence protein, with product MSYFTRRPIAAIFIACILICIAYTGADKRNTGDAAKSGVNIRGTVENVALKERCNEYKIGPYLISDYGRQKEYKMGDVLDVRGRLKNFREISIEGFDYGRVLRAKGYTYVVYASSIEYIGVEKNLYFYSGIIKARVYKNIEMIFGSRAPFLKGILFGDKSAMDSELLDAFSDTGIMHIFAVSGLHVGITCAMISLLLKKAGNTLRVFGITLFLIMYAFMTGFTPSVTRAALFFIISEIAFFAGCEYDLKCALYATAIVLMLKNPYVIYDAGFLLSFSAVFSVCSFYDLLQKKVGFAPLSMTLSANMMTWPVTYAVFKNVSLISPVANVLVVPLVPLLMAGSLSCIFLSFVSLRSSIFVSEIVILIVDYSAIVSMKLSDMSFASMKVSEPSMPLVIIYYMAAVAFVIYYESRRVKEQMNAAKGYE from the coding sequence ATGAGCTATTTTACAAGAAGGCCAATAGCAGCAATATTTATCGCTTGCATTTTGATATGCATTGCCTATACGGGCGCAGACAAACGGAATACAGGCGATGCAGCCAAATCCGGTGTGAATATAAGGGGGACGGTTGAAAATGTTGCGCTCAAGGAAAGGTGCAATGAATATAAAATCGGGCCATATTTAATCTCAGATTACGGCAGGCAGAAGGAATACAAGATGGGGGATGTGCTTGACGTGAGAGGAAGGCTCAAGAATTTCCGGGAAATAAGCATAGAAGGCTTTGACTACGGAAGAGTTCTAAGAGCCAAAGGCTATACGTACGTTGTGTATGCCAGCTCCATAGAATACATAGGCGTTGAGAAGAATCTGTACTTTTATTCGGGTATAATAAAGGCTCGGGTTTACAAAAATATAGAAATGATATTTGGATCCCGCGCTCCGTTTTTAAAGGGAATTCTCTTCGGTGACAAATCAGCGATGGACAGCGAGCTTTTGGATGCATTTTCAGACACGGGGATAATGCATATTTTCGCAGTTTCGGGACTCCACGTTGGAATAACGTGCGCAATGATATCGTTGCTGCTGAAAAAAGCAGGGAATACGCTCAGGGTGTTTGGAATCACTTTGTTTTTGATAATGTATGCATTCATGACGGGTTTCACACCTTCGGTTACAAGGGCGGCCCTATTTTTCATAATAAGTGAGATTGCCTTTTTCGCAGGATGCGAGTATGATCTCAAGTGTGCGCTTTACGCGACCGCAATAGTGCTGATGCTGAAAAATCCCTATGTGATATACGACGCGGGATTTTTGCTCTCGTTTTCAGCAGTATTTTCCGTATGCTCGTTTTATGATTTGTTGCAAAAAAAAGTAGGATTCGCTCCTCTTTCAATGACTCTGAGCGCTAACATGATGACATGGCCAGTTACATATGCTGTATTCAAGAATGTATCGCTGATATCGCCTGTAGCAAATGTACTGGTGGTTCCGCTGGTGCCTTTGCTCATGGCAGGCTCGCTTTCATGCATTTTTTTGTCTTTTGTAAGCTTAAGGTCTTCTATTTTTGTATCGGAAATTGTAATATTAATTGTAGACTACAGCGCAATAGTATCAATGAAGCTTTCTGACATGAGTTTTGCGAGCATGAAAGTAAGTGAGCCGTCAATGCCGCTTGTGATTATATATTACATGGCAGCAGTGGCATTCGTCATATATTATGAATCGCGCAGGGTAAAGGAGCAAATGAATGCAGCTAAAGGATATGAATAG
- the grpE gene encoding nucleotide exchange factor GrpE: protein MENKKEFEQAVDDQQEQVAECEMLEEEFAPTESELEEEFAQVSDPRDIEIQELKNTLQRLQADFVNFKRRVEKEKDQISVFANEKIMTELLPVIDNLERALISCAEHEKESSVYSGVELVLKQMTDTLGKFGLEKISAVDCEFDPNVHHAVMNEERDGVESGIVVEVFQNGYKLSDKVIRPSMVKVSK from the coding sequence TTGGAGAACAAAAAAGAGTTTGAACAAGCGGTGGACGATCAGCAGGAGCAAGTTGCCGAATGCGAGATGCTTGAAGAGGAATTTGCGCCGACTGAGAGTGAGCTTGAAGAGGAATTTGCGCAAGTGAGCGACCCAAGGGACATCGAAATCCAGGAACTAAAGAATACTCTCCAGAGACTTCAGGCCGACTTTGTCAACTTCAAAAGAAGGGTTGAAAAAGAAAAGGACCAGATTTCGGTTTTCGCAAACGAAAAGATAATGACCGAGCTCCTGCCGGTAATAGATAATCTGGAAAGGGCGCTGATTTCGTGCGCCGAGCATGAAAAGGAAAGCTCGGTATACAGCGGAGTGGAGCTTGTTCTCAAGCAGATGACAGACACACTTGGCAAATTCGGGCTAGAAAAGATAAGCGCTGTGGACTGCGAATTCGACCCGAACGTTCATCACGCAGTGATGAACGAAGAAAGGGACGGTGTGGAATCAGGCATAGTCGTAGAGGTGTTTCAAAACGGCTACAAGTTATCAGACAAGGTCATAAGGCCTTCGATGGTAAAGGTATCAAAGTGA
- the lepA gene encoding translation elongation factor 4 translates to MYNQSRIRNFSIIAHIDHGKSTLADRLIEYTGLLSLREMKAQLLDNMDLERERGITIKLQNVRLTYRADDGEDYVLNLIDTPGHVDFNYEVSRSLAACEGALLIVDAAQGVEAQTLANVYLALDQDLEIVPVINKIDLPSARPEEIKTEIEEIIGLEAHDAPLISAKEGLNIKDVLEAIVTKVPPPSGDYDKPLKALVFDSYYDSYKGVVGYIRVFEGKLKKGMKIKMMATGKMFEVTEVGVMAPGQTPVDELRAGEVGYVAASIKEIRSCRVGDTITDADNPTPDPLAGYKKAIPMVYCGIYPGEGEKYENLRDALEKLQVNDAALEYEPETSAALGFGFRCGFLGLLHMEIMQERLEREFDLDIITTAPSVLYKVYMNSGEIIMIQNPSDLPPATEVSHIDEPIVKADIIVPSDYVGAVMELSQERRGSMIDMEYIDTKRVMLHYELPLNEVIYDFFDALKTRTRGYGSFDYEFKEYRESDLVKLDIMINKEKVDALSFIVHESRAYKRGKAMCEKLKEEIPKHQFIIPIQASIGNKIIARETISAYRKDVLAKCYGGDISRKRKLLEKQKEGKKRMRQVGSVEVPQKAFMSVLKVEK, encoded by the coding sequence ATGTACAACCAAAGCAGGATACGAAACTTCAGTATTATTGCTCACATAGATCACGGGAAATCAACTCTTGCTGACAGGCTCATAGAATATACGGGGCTTCTGTCGCTAAGGGAGATGAAGGCTCAGCTTCTTGACAACATGGATCTTGAAAGGGAAAGAGGAATAACAATAAAGCTTCAGAACGTGAGGCTAACCTACAGAGCAGATGACGGAGAGGATTATGTGCTAAACCTCATAGACACTCCGGGGCACGTGGATTTCAACTACGAGGTTTCAAGGAGCCTTGCAGCCTGCGAAGGCGCATTGCTGATAGTCGATGCGGCGCAGGGCGTTGAGGCCCAGACTCTGGCTAACGTATATCTTGCACTTGACCAGGACCTTGAGATTGTACCGGTGATAAACAAGATAGACCTGCCAAGCGCAAGGCCGGAGGAAATAAAGACTGAAATAGAGGAAATAATTGGCCTTGAGGCTCATGATGCGCCTTTGATTTCAGCCAAGGAGGGTCTCAACATCAAAGATGTGCTCGAGGCAATTGTTACGAAGGTGCCGCCGCCAAGCGGCGACTATGACAAGCCGCTCAAGGCACTCGTGTTCGATTCATACTACGACAGCTACAAGGGCGTAGTTGGCTATATAAGGGTGTTCGAGGGCAAGCTGAAAAAGGGCATGAAGATAAAGATGATGGCCACAGGCAAGATGTTTGAAGTAACTGAGGTAGGTGTTATGGCTCCCGGCCAGACCCCTGTGGACGAGCTGAGAGCGGGAGAGGTTGGCTACGTGGCTGCAAGCATAAAGGAAATCAGAAGCTGCCGCGTTGGAGATACAATAACCGACGCCGACAATCCCACACCAGATCCACTTGCAGGCTACAAGAAGGCGATTCCGATGGTTTACTGCGGAATTTATCCTGGAGAGGGAGAGAAATATGAAAACCTCAGGGACGCGCTTGAAAAGCTTCAGGTAAACGATGCTGCGCTTGAATACGAGCCGGAGACTTCGGCGGCGCTGGGCTTTGGCTTTAGATGCGGTTTCCTGGGACTTCTTCACATGGAGATAATGCAGGAAAGGCTCGAGCGGGAGTTTGACCTGGACATAATAACTACGGCGCCGTCGGTTCTGTACAAGGTGTATATGAACAGCGGCGAGATTATAATGATACAAAACCCTTCGGATCTTCCGCCGGCAACAGAAGTGTCGCATATAGACGAGCCGATAGTGAAGGCCGACATAATAGTGCCTTCAGATTACGTTGGGGCGGTTATGGAGCTTTCCCAGGAGAGAAGGGGCAGCATGATAGACATGGAGTATATAGACACAAAGAGGGTAATGCTCCACTACGAGCTGCCGCTGAATGAGGTCATATACGATTTCTTTGACGCTCTAAAGACAAGGACAAGAGGATACGGCTCGTTCGACTACGAGTTCAAGGAATATAGAGAATCCGATCTTGTAAAGCTGGATATAATGATAAACAAGGAAAAGGTGGATGCGCTTTCTTTCATAGTGCACGAGAGCAGAGCCTACAAGAGGGGCAAGGCCATGTGTGAAAAACTTAAGGAAGAGATACCAAAGCACCAGTTCATTATTCCTATACAGGCTTCAATAGGAAACAAGATTATAGCGAGAGAGACAATAAGCGCTTACAGAAAAGACGTGCTTGCAAAATGCTATGGCGGAGACATATCTCGTAAGAGAAAGCTTCTTGAAAAGCAAAAAGAGGGCAAGAAGAGAATGAGACAGGTAGGTTCTGTCGAGGTTCCTCAAAAGGCGTTCATGTCAGTGCTTAAGGTTGAAAAATAA
- the holA gene encoding DNA polymerase III subunit delta, which translates to MQLKDMNRQIEENRIKPAYLLYGREVYIIEEIIHKLKSTLIKDFAEFNMAILDGSETSLSKIKEACETLPFMDQRRLVLVKETELLKGKRKIFSEEQEAELIEYLASIPQTTVLVFSVHGDIDGRRKLAKAFTKLGTSLDCDKLRGNELISWAKAQFESRNMIISISDIVYFLKLSDYESKNSQKTLQDIENEMMKICSYISPGNEVTKASIEKLAAVSLENDIFKLIDCIGKKQAAEAIKIFDEMTVQGTSAMMVLSMIARQLRLMLQTRELKEAGYSPKQIAQKLEIHPFVAGKALSEGTAFSGNQVSRAIDECAQTDLNIKSGLIGERMGIEILIAELCLKK; encoded by the coding sequence ATGCAGCTAAAGGATATGAATAGGCAGATAGAAGAGAACAGGATTAAACCGGCATACCTCTTGTACGGCAGAGAAGTGTATATTATAGAAGAAATAATACACAAGCTGAAAAGCACACTGATAAAGGATTTTGCAGAGTTCAACATGGCTATACTTGACGGGTCTGAAACGAGCCTTTCAAAAATAAAAGAGGCATGCGAGACCCTGCCGTTTATGGACCAGAGAAGACTAGTGCTTGTAAAGGAAACGGAGCTGCTAAAGGGCAAACGCAAAATTTTTTCGGAGGAACAAGAGGCGGAGCTCATTGAATATCTAGCCAGCATCCCCCAGACAACGGTGCTTGTGTTTTCGGTGCATGGTGATATCGACGGCAGGAGGAAGCTGGCAAAGGCTTTTACAAAGCTTGGAACTTCTCTCGACTGCGACAAATTGCGCGGCAACGAGTTGATAAGCTGGGCCAAGGCTCAGTTTGAAAGCAGAAATATGATCATAAGCATTTCTGATATAGTATATTTTCTGAAGCTGTCTGATTACGAGAGCAAGAATTCTCAGAAGACGTTGCAGGATATAGAAAACGAGATGATGAAAATATGCTCGTACATTTCGCCCGGCAACGAGGTTACAAAAGCCTCAATTGAAAAGCTTGCAGCGGTTTCCCTTGAAAACGACATATTCAAGCTTATAGACTGCATAGGAAAAAAACAGGCGGCGGAGGCGATAAAGATATTCGACGAAATGACGGTGCAGGGAACCTCAGCAATGATGGTGCTCTCAATGATAGCCAGGCAGCTAAGACTAATGCTGCAGACAAGGGAGCTCAAGGAAGCGGGCTATTCGCCGAAGCAAATAGCGCAAAAGCTTGAGATACATCCTTTTGTGGCAGGCAAGGCCCTCTCTGAGGGAACGGCTTTTTCAGGCAATCAGGTATCAAGAGCCATAGACGAGTGCGCACAGACCGATTTGAATATAAAAAGCGGGCTTATAGGCGAAAGGATGGGGATCGAGATTCTCATAGCCGAGCTTTGTCTCAAAAAATAG
- the hemW gene encoding radical SAM family heme chaperone HemW: MGIGLYVHIPFCIKKCSYCDFNSFCVENVIDERKVYTKYLLKELSMHACRLKDKSLSSIFIGGGTPSLLHSSEMSELMDEIHSSFDVEPGAEITMEANPKTLSEAKLKDMRSIGINRLSMGLQAAQNRLLELLGRIHTYEDFVENYNQARKAGFENISIDVMFSIPTQTLGEWMDTLGNVTRLEPEHISAYSLIVEEGTKVQSLIEQGILSELDEKTDRRMYHACRSMLFKKGYAQYEISNFSKSGYESRHNIMYWKCGDYLGVGPGAHSYIDGKRFSDFEGLGKYFESIDKGFLPVEGEKTLSLAEKIEEAMFMGLRMNEGIDMRELSKKLGADLNGIYAEKVEMLISRKLLKRIYKDEREMIALTNRGIDLSNSVFVEFLLEDEAQ, from the coding sequence ATGGGAATAGGACTATACGTGCACATTCCGTTTTGCATAAAAAAATGCAGCTACTGCGACTTCAATTCGTTTTGCGTGGAAAACGTAATTGACGAAAGGAAGGTATACACAAAATATCTGCTTAAGGAGCTGAGCATGCATGCATGCAGGCTAAAGGACAAGTCGCTGAGCAGCATATTCATAGGCGGGGGAACTCCCAGCCTGCTCCATTCAAGTGAAATGTCAGAGCTTATGGATGAGATACACTCGAGTTTTGACGTCGAGCCCGGAGCTGAAATCACAATGGAGGCGAACCCAAAGACCTTGAGCGAAGCCAAGCTAAAGGACATGAGGAGCATTGGAATAAACAGGCTCAGCATGGGGCTGCAGGCCGCTCAAAACCGCTTGCTGGAGCTTCTGGGCAGGATTCACACATATGAGGATTTCGTTGAAAATTATAATCAGGCCAGGAAGGCGGGCTTTGAAAACATAAGCATAGACGTTATGTTTTCGATTCCAACACAGACACTAGGCGAGTGGATGGACACTCTCGGCAATGTCACAAGACTGGAGCCGGAGCACATCTCTGCATATTCGCTCATAGTTGAGGAAGGGACCAAGGTGCAAAGCCTTATCGAACAGGGGATACTGAGTGAGCTCGACGAAAAGACGGACAGGAGGATGTACCATGCATGCAGGAGCATGCTCTTCAAAAAGGGATACGCCCAGTATGAAATATCCAACTTTTCAAAATCGGGTTACGAGTCGAGACATAACATAATGTACTGGAAGTGCGGAGACTACCTCGGTGTAGGCCCCGGTGCGCACTCGTATATAGACGGCAAAAGATTTTCTGACTTCGAAGGCTTGGGAAAATACTTTGAAAGCATAGACAAGGGCTTCCTGCCGGTTGAGGGTGAAAAAACACTCTCCCTGGCAGAAAAAATCGAAGAAGCCATGTTCATGGGGCTTAGAATGAACGAAGGCATTGACATGCGGGAGCTTTCAAAAAAGCTAGGAGCAGATTTGAACGGAATATATGCTGAGAAGGTTGAAATGCTGATAAGCCGCAAGCTGCTTAAAAGGATTTATAAGGATGAACGTGAAATGATTGCCCTGACTAACAGAGGCATTGATCTTAGCAACTCTGTTTTTGTGGAATTTTTGCTTGAAGATGAAGCTCAGTAA
- the hrcA gene encoding heat-inducible transcriptional repressor HrcA, whose protein sequence is MSGRKLKILEAIINDYIFSAEPIGSKSVSQNHDLNISAATIRNEMSNLEELGYLAQPHTSSGRIPTEKGYRLYVESMMQEGILDGKQKRAIDDSLFRKHGEVQKLLDDALRLMSEFTSYTAVALTPKFNESKIRNLQLVFVSASSIMLIVVMESGIIKNLILNTKLEISQDKLNIISSMLNERLSGKTIEQIDSGFISYLKTKIYEYSEFLDQLLEGIGMNSPVLEDIEILAEGKTNILDFPEFNNISKARAFFDMLSQKDTMQQILNSAGIQRENINILIGAENLCDISRDCSILTATYKLGDKTIGKIGVIGPTRMDYSRVFSIMNYVSQRLDSFIKSEF, encoded by the coding sequence TTGAGTGGACGAAAGTTAAAAATACTTGAGGCCATAATAAACGATTATATATTCTCCGCGGAGCCCATTGGCTCCAAGAGTGTTTCGCAAAATCATGACCTCAATATAAGCGCAGCCACAATAAGAAATGAAATGTCAAATCTCGAAGAGCTGGGATATCTGGCGCAGCCACACACGTCGTCTGGAAGAATTCCTACAGAAAAGGGCTACAGGCTCTATGTCGAGAGCATGATGCAGGAAGGGATACTGGACGGGAAACAAAAAAGGGCTATAGATGATTCGCTTTTCAGAAAACATGGCGAGGTCCAAAAGCTCCTCGACGATGCGCTTAGGCTCATGTCTGAGTTTACCAGCTATACGGCAGTAGCCCTGACACCCAAGTTCAACGAAAGCAAAATCAGGAATCTCCAGCTTGTATTTGTGAGCGCAAGCAGCATAATGCTCATAGTAGTTATGGAGAGCGGGATCATAAAGAATCTGATTCTGAATACGAAGCTTGAAATAAGTCAGGACAAACTCAACATAATATCATCAATGCTAAACGAGAGGCTTTCTGGAAAAACAATAGAGCAGATTGACTCTGGATTCATAAGCTATCTGAAGACAAAAATATATGAATACAGCGAATTCCTGGATCAGCTGCTTGAAGGCATAGGCATGAATTCTCCAGTGCTTGAGGATATAGAGATACTTGCTGAAGGAAAGACAAACATACTCGACTTTCCTGAATTCAACAATATATCGAAGGCAAGGGCTTTTTTTGACATGCTAAGCCAGAAGGATACAATGCAGCAGATATTAAATTCAGCTGGAATTCAAAGGGAGAACATAAACATACTTATTGGGGCAGAAAATCTATGCGACATTTCCAGGGATTGCAGCATCTTGACAGCAACATACAAGCTGGGCGACAAGACCATAGGGAAAATAGGAGTTATAGGCCCTACGAGGATGGATTATTCGAGAGTATTTTCAATCATGAATTATGTCTCTCAAAGGTTGGACAGTTTTATAAAAAGTGAATTTTAA
- the dnaJ gene encoding molecular chaperone DnaJ — translation MSKRDYYETLGVSKDADEKEIKKAYRKLAMKYHPDKNAGDKESEEKFKEINDAYQVLSDPQKRRAYDQFGHAGVDGSGFGQGGGFGGGFGGFEDIFGDVFGDMFGGGFGGSARRRNAPQKGNDIRYDVRIKFEEAAFGVDREIKIDRQEECEVCGGSGAKPGTSRKTCPTCGGSGEIKTYKDTMFGRMVSATTCHTCRGEGTIVEQPCENCQGRGRVRKTKKIEIKIPAGVDDGSVIKLSGEGEPGLRGGPRGDLYVAISVEPHMLFKRDGYDIYYDIPITFVQAALGDEIEVPTLDGKVKYKVAEGTQSGTVFRLKGKGVPHLRTGARGDQYVKVIVEVPKNLSEKQKDILRDFAKETGEEVHEQKKGFFEKVKDKLK, via the coding sequence TTGAGTAAGAGGGATTACTATGAAACGCTCGGGGTGTCAAAGGACGCCGATGAGAAGGAGATAAAAAAGGCATACAGAAAGCTTGCCATGAAGTACCACCCTGACAAGAATGCAGGCGACAAGGAGTCGGAAGAAAAGTTCAAGGAAATAAACGATGCTTACCAAGTGCTCTCAGACCCTCAAAAGCGAAGGGCGTATGACCAGTTCGGGCATGCCGGAGTGGACGGAAGCGGATTCGGCCAGGGTGGCGGCTTTGGCGGAGGCTTTGGAGGCTTTGAAGACATATTCGGCGACGTGTTCGGAGACATGTTCGGTGGAGGTTTTGGAGGGAGCGCCAGAAGGAGAAACGCACCTCAAAAAGGAAACGACATCAGATATGATGTTCGAATAAAATTTGAAGAAGCGGCATTTGGTGTCGACAGGGAAATAAAAATAGACAGGCAGGAAGAGTGCGAGGTTTGCGGCGGAAGCGGCGCTAAGCCGGGCACTTCAAGAAAGACTTGCCCGACATGCGGCGGAAGCGGCGAGATAAAGACTTATAAGGATACGATGTTTGGCAGAATGGTAAGTGCTACAACTTGCCACACCTGCAGGGGCGAAGGCACAATAGTTGAGCAGCCGTGCGAGAACTGCCAGGGCAGAGGAAGGGTAAGAAAGACTAAGAAGATTGAAATAAAAATCCCAGCCGGCGTTGACGACGGCTCGGTAATAAAACTTTCAGGAGAGGGCGAACCCGGCCTAAGGGGCGGCCCAAGAGGCGACCTTTACGTAGCCATATCAGTCGAGCCGCATATGCTCTTCAAAAGGGACGGCTATGACATATACTATGACATACCTATAACGTTCGTTCAGGCGGCTCTGGGCGATGAGATAGAAGTGCCTACCCTCGATGGCAAGGTCAAATACAAGGTGGCCGAGGGGACTCAGTCGGGAACAGTATTCAGACTAAAGGGCAAAGGCGTGCCTCACCTTAGGACCGGAGCAAGAGGAGACCAGTATGTCAAGGTCATAGTCGAGGTTCCAAAGAACCTTTCGGAAAAGCAAAAAGACATACTAAGGGATTTTGCAAAGGAGACCGGCGAGGAAGTCCACGAGCAGAAGAAGGGCTTTTTCGAGAAGGTAAAAGACAAACTGAAATAG
- the dnaK gene encoding molecular chaperone DnaK: protein MGKIIGIDLGTTNSCVAVVEGGEPVVITNAEGLRTTASVVAFGKDGEKIVGEPAKRQAVTNPERTIMSIKREMGRDHKVHIDGKDLSPQEISAMILQKLKTDAESYLGEPVNDAVITVPAYFTDAQRQATKDAGRIAGLNVVRIINEPTAAALAYGLDKAHEEQKILVFDLGGGTFDVSILEIGDGAIEVLATSGNNHLGGDDFDQRLMDYIADEFKKAEGVDLRADRMSLQRIREAAEKAKKELSSVMTTNINLPFITATNTGPKHLNMDITRAKFNELTADLVEKSMEPTRNALKDAGLQPSDLDKVLLVGGSTRTPAVQEAIKSLLGIEPDKGINPDECVAVGAAIQGGILGGEVKHDLLLLDVTPLSLGIETLGSVMTKIIERNTTIPTKKSQVFSTAADNQTAVDIHVLQGERSMASDNVTLGRFQLTDIPAAPRGIPQIEVTFDIDANGIVHVTAKDLGTGKQQAITITSSTNLTEDQIQQKVKEAEMNAAKDKERKDRIEAVNHAESTIYQTEKTLKEVEGKVSDADKKAVEEAIEELRKVKDNQDSSAEAIQKAMEELMNKMHPISQKLYEEASKHAGDAQAGAAGEGQASGKADDVVDADYEVVDDEK from the coding sequence ATGGGAAAAATTATAGGAATTGACCTTGGAACGACTAACTCGTGCGTTGCAGTTGTAGAAGGCGGAGAGCCTGTAGTAATAACTAACGCAGAAGGCCTTAGGACTACTGCTTCCGTAGTGGCGTTTGGCAAGGATGGGGAAAAGATAGTTGGAGAGCCGGCAAAAAGGCAGGCTGTTACAAATCCAGAAAGAACTATAATGTCTATAAAAAGAGAGATGGGAAGAGACCATAAGGTTCACATAGACGGCAAGGATCTCTCGCCACAGGAGATATCTGCTATGATACTCCAAAAGCTTAAAACCGATGCAGAAAGCTATCTTGGAGAGCCTGTAAACGACGCTGTAATTACAGTGCCGGCATACTTTACTGACGCCCAAAGACAGGCGACAAAGGATGCGGGAAGAATTGCAGGGCTTAACGTAGTGAGGATAATAAACGAGCCTACTGCCGCAGCTCTTGCTTACGGACTAGACAAGGCGCACGAGGAGCAAAAAATACTCGTATTCGACCTTGGCGGAGGAACATTCGACGTTTCGATACTAGAGATAGGCGACGGAGCTATAGAGGTTCTTGCTACAAGCGGAAACAACCACCTTGGCGGGGACGACTTCGACCAGAGGCTTATGGATTATATAGCTGACGAATTTAAAAAGGCTGAAGGCGTTGACCTTAGAGCTGACAGGATGAGCCTTCAAAGAATAAGAGAGGCTGCAGAAAAGGCAAAGAAAGAGCTCTCTAGCGTCATGACAACAAACATAAACCTGCCTTTCATTACTGCTACCAATACAGGACCTAAACACCTCAATATGGACATAACAAGAGCAAAGTTCAACGAGCTGACTGCAGATCTTGTGGAAAAGAGCATGGAGCCTACAAGAAACGCACTTAAGGATGCAGGGCTTCAGCCTTCAGACCTTGACAAGGTGCTTCTTGTTGGAGGTTCAACTCGTACGCCGGCAGTTCAGGAAGCCATAAAGAGTCTTCTAGGGATAGAGCCTGACAAGGGCATCAATCCGGACGAGTGTGTTGCTGTGGGAGCTGCAATACAAGGTGGTATACTTGGCGGCGAAGTAAAGCACGATCTGCTGCTGCTCGATGTGACTCCGCTTTCGCTTGGAATAGAAACTCTGGGTTCAGTAATGACAAAGATTATTGAAAGAAACACTACAATACCTACCAAGAAGTCACAGGTGTTCTCGACTGCGGCCGACAATCAGACGGCAGTTGATATACACGTACTCCAGGGAGAAAGATCTATGGCTTCTGACAACGTGACTCTTGGAAGATTCCAGCTCACAGACATTCCTGCGGCACCAAGGGGAATACCACAAATAGAAGTTACATTCGACATAGATGCCAACGGCATAGTTCACGTTACGGCAAAAGACCTTGGAACAGGAAAGCAGCAGGCCATAACAATAACATCATCTACAAACCTTACAGAGGATCAGATACAGCAAAAGGTTAAAGAGGCTGAAATGAACGCGGCAAAGGACAAGGAGAGAAAAGACAGGATTGAAGCTGTAAACCATGCAGAGTCAACAATATATCAGACTGAAAAGACACTCAAGGAAGTTGAAGGCAAAGTCTCTGATGCAGATAAGAAGGCGGTTGAAGAGGCAATAGAAGAGTTAAGAAAAGTCAAGGACAATCAGGATTCAAGCGCAGAGGCTATACAAAAAGCTATGGAAGAGCTTATGAACAAGATGCATCCTATTTCGCAAAAGCTTTATGAGGAAGCTTCAAAGCATGCAGGTGATGCACAAGCAGGAGCTGCAGGCGAAGGGCAAGCTTCAGGCAAGGCCGATGACGTAGTGGATGCGGACTACGAAGTAGTTGACGATGAGAAATAA
- the rpsT gene encoding 30S ribosomal protein S20, whose product MANIKSAKKRIKVIAKKTLANKIRKSEVKTAIRRFEEAITAGNIDEATSRFRFAEKKLYQTAAKGTIHMNAAARKVSQLADKLNAAVSGK is encoded by the coding sequence TTGGCTAATATTAAATCAGCTAAGAAGAGAATAAAGGTTATAGCAAAGAAAACTCTGGCTAACAAGATAAGAAAGTCTGAAGTTAAAACTGCTATAAGAAGATTTGAAGAAGCTATAACTGCTGGCAACATAGATGAGGCTACTTCAAGATTCAGATTCGCTGAAAAGAAGCTCTATCAAACAGCTGCAAAAGGAACAATACACATGAACGCAGCGGCAAGAAAGGTTTCTCAGCTTGCAGACAAGCTTAACGCGGCTGTGTCTGGAAAGTAG